The Ramlibacter algicola genome segment GCTTACCAGAAGGGTCCGTACTACGCGTCCGAGGGCGACTTCTCGTCGGCCGGTGCCGCGCACATCCGCCTGGTCGACAGCCTGGCCGGCCCGCTGGCGCAACTGGCGGCGGGGCAGCGTGGCTACCGCCGTGGGCTGGTGGCCGGCAGCACGGCGCTGTCCACCGGCACGCTGCTGTACGCGGGCGAAGCGGCTTCGAACGACGGGCCGTGGACGGTGCCCGAGCGCTTCCGCCGCCATAACGCGGTGCTGCGATTCAGCCAGGCCGAGGGTGCGACGCGCTGGTCGCTCACCGGCATGGCCTACGACGCGCGCTGGAACGCCACCGACCAGATCCCGCTGCGCGCCGTCGAAGCGGGAACGATCGACCGCTTCGGCGTTGTCGACCCCAGCGATGGCGGCAAGAGCTCGCGCGCGAGCCTGTCCTGGGCCTGGCAGCGCACCCTGGACGAAGGCGGCTGGCTGCAGGCCAACGCGTACGCCGTCCGCTCGCGGCTCGACCTGTTCTCGAACTTCACCTACCTGCTCGACCACCCGGCCGACGATGCGGCCGCGAATGCGTCGGGCCTCCAGGGCGACCAGTTCGCGCAAGCCGAGCGCCGACGCATCGTCGGCGGCTCGGCCAGCGGTCGCTGGCACACGCACCTGGCGGGCCGCGAAGGATTCACCGGCGTCGGCGTGCAAGTGCGGCAGGACCGGCTCGATCCCGTCGGCCTGTTCCATACCGAAGCTCGGCAACGCGTCGCGACGGTGCAGGAGAGCCGCGTGCGCGAAAGCAGCATCGGCGCCTGGGCCTCGAACGACACGCAGTGGCTGCCTTGGCTGCGCTCCATCGCGGGCGTGCGGCACGACCGGTTCGACTTCGACGTGGCCAGCAGCATCGCCGGCAACAGCGGCGCACGCAGCGCATCGATCACGTCGCCCAAGCTGTCCCTCGTGCTGGGACCGTGGTCGCGCACCGAGTTCTTCGTCAACTCGGGCTACGGCTTCCACAGCAACGATGCGCGCGGCACGGTCGCGACGCTGGCGCCGCGCGAGCCCACGCCGGTGACGCCGGTGACGCCGCTGGTGCGGACGAGGGGTTCGGAAGTCGGCGTGCGCACCGAAGCCATCGAGGGACTGCAAAGCTCGCTCGCGCTCTGGCAGTTGCGCCTCGGCTCCGAGCTCGTGTTCTCCGGCGACGCGGGCGACACCGAGCCCAGCCGTGCCAGCCGACGCAGCGGCATCGAATGGAACAACCACTGGCGCGTCGCGCCGTGGCTGATGCTGGACGCCGACTTCGCGTGGTCCCGCGCGCGCTTCACGCAAGCCGACCCGGCCGGCGACCGCGTGCCCGGAGCGCCGGAGAAGGTCGCCTCGATCGGCGCCACCGTCACGGGCTACGGGCCGTGGTCGGGCCACCTGCAACTGCGCTACTTCGGCCCACGCCCGCTGCTGGAAGACGACTCGCGCCGCTCCTCGTCCACGACGCTGGCCTACCTGCGCATCGGCTACCAGGCCACGCCGCGCGTTCAACTCACCGCTGACGTGTTCAACCTGTTCAACCGCAGGGCCAGCGACATCGAGTACTTCTACGCGTCGCGCCTGGCCGGCGAGCCGCTGGAAGGCGTGGAGGACCTGCACTTCCACCCGGTCGAGCCGCGCACGCTGCGGCTGGCGGTCACCGCCCGGTTCTGATCGCGCCGCGGCGGTCGCTATGCTTGCGCCCGTGCCGATCACGCGCCTTCCCCTCCTCGCCCGTGTCGCGGCCCTCGCGGCCTTGCTGGCTTCGTCCGCAGTCCAGGCGCACGACACCTGGCTGCAGGTCGCGCCGCAGCAGCCGGGCGCGGGCTTGCTGGCGCTGCACCTCGGATCCGGCGGGCGCTATCCGAAATCCGACGGCGTGATCTCCAGCGCACGCGTGGCGCGATCCGGCTGCGTCGACGAAGCCGGCCAACAGCATGGCTTGTCGCCGCGCAGCGAATTGCCGCTGGCGCTGGAGATGCGCTCGCGCATCGGCGACGCGAAGGCGGTCGGCTGCTGGCTGGAACTGCTGCCGGTGGAACTCACGCTCGCGCCCGACCTCGTGCAGGCGTATGTCGAGGACGTGCGCGCGCCGCAGGCCGTGCGCGATGCGTGGGCCCGGCAGGCGAAAGCGGGCATCGGCTGGAACGAGGTCTACCGCAAGTACGTGCGCATCGAGGCACTCGTGCCCGGCGCGGCCGTGCAGGACCTGGCGCGCGCTCGCACGCCGCACGGTGACCCGCTGGAACTGCTTCCCGTCGGATCGCAGCCGCTGCGTGCCGCACAACCGGTGGCCTTCCAGGCGCTCGCGAATGGCAAGCCGGTCGCGGGCCTGGCGATCGAACTCGTGCCGCTGCGCGGCGCGGCCGGCATCTGGGCGCAGACCGACGCGCAGGGCCGCATCAGCGTACAACTGCCCACGCCCGGCGAATGGCTGTTGCGCAGCACCGCGTTCGACCTGCCGGGTGCTGACAACGTGTGGCGCACGCGCTTCGCCACGTTGACGGTGCAGGTGCAATGAAGGCGCGCCACATCGCATTGGTGGCGTTGCTGGGGCCGCTGCTCGCGCAGGCGCACACGGACGTCGCGACCGGCGGCGGCTTCGTGCGCGGCTTCCTGCACCCGCTCACCGGCGGCGACCACCTGCTGGCGATGGTGGCGGTCGGCATGTGGGGCGCGATCCTCGGCGCGCCGCTCGTGTGGCTGCTGCCGGTCGCCTTCCCGATGCTGATGGTGATCGGCGCCGTGACGGCGCTGGCGGGCGTCGCGCTGCCGGCGATCGAACCCGGCGTCGCGCTGTCGGTCCTGGTGCTCGGCGGCGCGATCGCCGCGTGGTGGCGCGCGTCGCTGCCGCTGGCCGTCGCCGTCGTCGCCTTCTTCGGCTTCCTGCATGGCTACGCACACGGCAAGGAGCTGCCGAGCGCCGCGCTGCCTGCCGCGTACGCGAGCGGCTTCGTGCTGGCCAGCGGCCTGCTGCACGG includes the following:
- a CDS encoding HupE/UreJ family protein — translated: MKARHIALVALLGPLLAQAHTDVATGGGFVRGFLHPLTGGDHLLAMVAVGMWGAILGAPLVWLLPVAFPMLMVIGAVTALAGVALPAIEPGVALSVLVLGGAIAAWWRASLPLAVAVVAFFGFLHGYAHGKELPSAALPAAYASGFVLASGLLHGTGIAIGAVRAWRHGDRVLRTLGVLVACAGAWLLVSRIAGA
- a CDS encoding DUF4198 domain-containing protein — protein: MPITRLPLLARVAALAALLASSAVQAHDTWLQVAPQQPGAGLLALHLGSGGRYPKSDGVISSARVARSGCVDEAGQQHGLSPRSELPLALEMRSRIGDAKAVGCWLELLPVELTLAPDLVQAYVEDVRAPQAVRDAWARQAKAGIGWNEVYRKYVRIEALVPGAAVQDLARARTPHGDPLELLPVGSQPLRAAQPVAFQALANGKPVAGLAIELVPLRGAAGIWAQTDAQGRISVQLPTPGEWLLRSTAFDLPGADNVWRTRFATLTVQVQ
- a CDS encoding TonB-dependent receptor, whose translation is MPARRDCIALLALACAAAAQAQSGTGLAPVTVQGTYQNAVGTSDAASQGVATSTLLQNRPTLRPAEILEFVPGLIVTQHSGDGKANQYFLRGFNLDHGTDFATWVDGVPVNMVSHAHGQGYTDLNFLLPELVERIAYQKGPYYASEGDFSSAGAAHIRLVDSLAGPLAQLAAGQRGYRRGLVAGSTALSTGTLLYAGEAASNDGPWTVPERFRRHNAVLRFSQAEGATRWSLTGMAYDARWNATDQIPLRAVEAGTIDRFGVVDPSDGGKSSRASLSWAWQRTLDEGGWLQANAYAVRSRLDLFSNFTYLLDHPADDAAANASGLQGDQFAQAERRRIVGGSASGRWHTHLAGREGFTGVGVQVRQDRLDPVGLFHTEARQRVATVQESRVRESSIGAWASNDTQWLPWLRSIAGVRHDRFDFDVASSIAGNSGARSASITSPKLSLVLGPWSRTEFFVNSGYGFHSNDARGTVATLAPREPTPVTPVTPLVRTRGSEVGVRTEAIEGLQSSLALWQLRLGSELVFSGDAGDTEPSRASRRSGIEWNNHWRVAPWLMLDADFAWSRARFTQADPAGDRVPGAPEKVASIGATVTGYGPWSGHLQLRYFGPRPLLEDDSRRSSSTTLAYLRIGYQATPRVQLTADVFNLFNRRASDIEYFYASRLAGEPLEGVEDLHFHPVEPRTLRLAVTARF